The Stegostoma tigrinum isolate sSteTig4 chromosome 41, sSteTig4.hap1, whole genome shotgun sequence nucleotide sequence TAGCGTGACAATGCTGTAGTTTTGAGAGGGTTTCATTTTGGGAGAGATTGTTGGATGGCTGGTGTGTAGTCAATGAGGACAAAAGCagattgtgaggccttggggagtgagggggagaatgggattagactgggtgggatattaacgGGAGCGGGCggtgatggggagagtgggattagagtgggtgggatattaaagggagtggggtgtgagggggagagtgggattagactgggtgggatattaaatggAGCGGGGAGTAATTCGGGAGAGTGggatgagactgggtgggatattaaagggagcggggagtgaggggcagagTGTGATTGGgctgggtgtgatattaaagggagcggggagtgaggggtagagtgggattagactgtgtgggatattgaagggagcggagagtgagggggagagtgggattagactgggtggggtattaaagggagcggggagtgagggggagagtgggattagactgtgtgGGATCTTAAAGGGACCGGGGAgtaagggggagagtgggattagactgggtgggatattaaagggagcggggaagtgagggggagagtgggtttggactgggtgggatattcaaGGGAGcggggattgagggggagagtgggattagactgggtgggatattgttgggagcggagagtgggattagactgggtgggatattaaagggagtggggtgtgaggcggagagtgggattagactgggtgggatattaacgggagtgggcagtgagaggaggagagtgggatttTACAgggagggatattaaagggagtggggattgagaggaggagagtgggattttactgggagggatattaaagggagtggggagtgagggggagcaggggattagactgggtgggatatttaagggagtgggcagtgagaggaggagagtgggatttTACAgggagggatattaaagggagtggggagtgagaggacgagagtgggattttactgggagggatattaaagggagtggggagtgacggggagagtgggatgagactgggtgggatatttaagggagcggggagtgagggggagagtgggtttagactgggtgggatattaaagggagcagggagtgagagtTGGGAGAGATTAGACTGAGTGGGATATtgcagggagtggggagtgagggggagagtgggattagactgggtgggatattaaacggagcggggagtgagggggagagtgggattagactgggtgggatatttaagggagcggggagtgagggggggagtgggtttagactgggtgggatattaaagggagcagggagtgagagtTGGGAGAGTTAGATTAGACCgagtgggatattacagggagcggggagtgaggagtGGAGAGTTGAATTAGACTGGGTCGGATATTGAAGGGTGTGGTGAGCTGGGGTTGGGATTCGATTGGGTGGGAATTTAAAGGGACTTGGGACTGAGAGCGAAGATggggattggactgggtgggatattgaaggcAGCGATGATTGAGGTGGAGTGTGGGATTGGACTGGTAGGGACAttgaagggagtggggagtgagtggATTTAGACTAGGTGGGACATTCAGGGGTGCTGGGAGTGAGTGGGATTGGACCAGCTGGGATATTGAATGGAACAGTGAATGTGGacggagagtgggattagattgggtgggatatttAAGGGAGCggagaatgagagggagagtgggattagactgggtgggatattgaagggtgcggggagtgacggggagagtgggattggactgtttgggatattaaagggagcggggggCGCTGGGGAGAGTTGGATTAgaatgggtgggatattaaagggagcagggagtgagggggagagtgggattggactgggtgggatagGGAAGCGAACCAGAGTGAGGGTGGTTTGGGTTTAGACTGGGTGGGACATAAAAGGGAGAGGGAAGTGAGGAAGAGAGTGGAATTCGATTGCGTGGGATATTGATGGGAGCAGGgaatgaggggggagagtgggattcgactgggtgggatattacggagagcggggagtgagggggagagttggATGAGACTGCGTGGGATATTACAggaagtggggagtgagggttggGAGAGTTGGATCAGACTgagtgggatattacagggagcggggagtgaggagtGGTGAGTTGAATAAGACTGGGTCGGATATTGAAGGGTGTGGATAGTTGGGGCGAGTGGGATTCGATTGGGTGGGAATTCAAAGGGACCGGCGAGTGAGGGCGAAgagtgggattggactgggtgggattttgaagggagctgggtttgaggcggcgagtgggattagactgcgtGGGAtcttaaagggagcggggagtgagggggagagtgggattagactgcgtgggatattaatgggagtgggcagtgagaggaggagagtgggattttactgggagggatattaaagggagtggggagtgagggggagagtgggattagactgggtggaaTATTTAAGgcggcggggagtgagggggagagtgggtttagactgggtgggatattaaagggagcagggagtgagagtTGGGAGAGATTAGACTGAGTGGGATATTACatggagcggggagtgaggagtGGAGAGTTGAAATAGACTGGGTCGGATATTGAAGGGTGTGGATAGTTGTGGGGAGTGGGATTCGATTGGGTGGGAATTTAAAGGGACCGGCGAGTGTGGGCGAAGAGTGGGATTGGACTGCgtgggatattgaagggagcTGGGTTTGATGGGGAGAGtaggattagactgggtgggatattgatgtGTGCGGAGAAGGGGGTtaggctgggtgggatattaaagggagtggggtgtgagggggagagtggaaGTAGACTGGTTGGGATATTGAAGCGAGCTGGGAGTgtgtgggattagactgggtggaatattaaagggagcagagagtgggattagaatggaggggatattaaagggagcggggagtgaggcgGGGAGTGGCATTAGACCAGGTGGGCTATTGatgggagcggggagtgagggggagagtgggattagactgcgtGGGATCTTAAAGGGAGGGGGGAGTAAGggtgagagtgggattagactgggtgggatattaaagggagcggggaagtgagggggagagtgggtttggactgggtgggatattgaagggagcggaccttaagggggagagtgggattaggctgggtgggatattgatggGAGCggagagtgtgattagactgggtgggatatgaaAGAGAgtggggagtgatggggagagtgagATTAGACTGCGTtggatattacagggagcggggagtgaggagtGGTGAGTTGAATAAGATTGGGTCGGATATTGAAGGGTGTGGATAGTTGTGGGGAGTGGGATTCGATTGGGTGGGAATTTAAAGGGACCGGCGAGTGAGGGCGAAgagtgggattggactgggtgggaaattgaagggagtggggattgagggggagagtgggattagactgggtgggatattgatgtGGGCGGAGAAGGGGATgaggctgggtgggatattaaagggagtggggtgtgagggggagagtggaaatagactgggtgggatattgaagcgAGCTGGGAGTgtgtgggattagactgggtggaatattaaagggagcagagagtgggattagaatggAGGGGATATTAAagagagcggggagtgagggggggagtggcATTAGACCAGGTGGGCTATTGATGGGAGCGGGAAGTGAcggagtgggagagtgggagtagaccgggtaggatattgaacggagcggggagggagacgtggggagagtgggagtagaccaggtaggatattgaagggagtggggagggagatggggagacagtgggagtagaccgggtaggatattgaagggagcggggagggagacggggggagagtgggagtagaccgggtaggatattgaagggagcggggagggagacgggggcagagtgggagtagaccgggtaggatattgaagggagggggagggagacgtggggagtgtgggagtagaccgggtaggatattgaagggagcgtggagggagactgggggagagtgggagtagaccgggtaggatattgaagggagcggggagggagacCGGGGTAGAGTGGGAGTAGACCGGGTAGGATATtgaagggaacggggagtgagacCGGGGTAGAGTGGGAGTAGACCGGGTAGGATATTGATGGGAGCGGGGAGGGAGACGTGGGGAGAGTGGGAGTAGACCGggtaggatattgaagggagcggggagggagacCGGGGGAGTGTGGGAGTAGACCGggtaggatattgaagggagcggggagggagacgtggggagagtgggagtagaccgggtaggatattgaagggagcggggagggagacgtggggagagtgggagtagaccgggtaggatattgaagggagcgggaagggagatggggagacagtgggagtaaaccgggtaggatattgaagggagcggggTGGGAGACGTGGGGAGAGTGGGAGTAGACCGggtaggatattgaagggagtggggagggagacgtggggagagtgggagtcgaccgggtaggatattgaagggagcggggagggagacGGTGGTAGACTGGGAGTAGACCGGGTAGGATATTGAAGAGAGTGGGGAGGGAGACGTGGGGAGAGTGGGAGTAGACCGggtaggatattgaagggagcggggagggagacGTGGGGAGAGTGGGAATAGACCGggtaggatattgaagggagcggggagggagacgggggcaGAGTGGGAGTAGACCGGGTAGGATATTGAAGAGAGTGGGGAGGGAGACGGTGGTCGAGTGGGAGTAGACCGggtaggatattgaagggagcggggagggagTCGGTGTTGCCGGGGAGAGTGGCCTGTGCTGTCGTCCCCTCCGAGTGTTTACCGAAGTGACCGGTGCTGCACTTGGCCCCGTTTTGGTGAACCGAGGGTCGGATGGACCATCCTGATGCCCAACAGAATGTAGCAGTCGGGCAGCGCCAGTGCGGTGGGTTCGTTGAGTGGGAGGGTCATGCCCAAATGGGTTCTCATTCCGGAATCTTCTCTTTCCTTCCGCATGCAGTCGGGACATATCCCTGGGCCCCGAGAGGGTTCGTGGAAGGACTCCGAAACCGGGCGGCCCCTGGTCGAGGGGACCACTTGCCTACTTGATGTAATCCGCTGATCAAGGAGCCCTGAGAGACACCCCGCCCATCCTTCCCGTCCCCTCCCCACTCACCGCCCTCTCACACCCACCACCTAAACCCACTGTGGGGTTCtttttaagtgtgtgtgtgtgtgtctgtgtgtgtgtgtgtgtgtgtgtgtgtgtgtgtgtctgtgtatgtgcgtgtgtctgtgtgtgtgtgtgtgtgtgtgtgtgtctgtgtgtgtgtgtgtgtgtctgtgtgtgtgtgtgtgtttgtgtgtgtgtctgtgtctgtgtgtgtgtgtatgtctgcatatatgtgtgtgtgtctgtgtgtgtctgtgtgtgtctgtgtgtgtgtgtctgtgtgtgtgtgtgtctctgtgtgtgtgtgtctgtgtgtgtctgtgtatgtgtgtctgtgtgtgtgtgtgtgtctgtgtgtgtgtgtgtgtctgtgtatgtgtgtgtgtctgtttgtgtgtgtgtgtgtctgtctgtgtctgtgtcagtgtgactgtgtgtgtgtgtgtgtgtctgtgtgtctgtgtgtgtgtgtgtgtgtgtgtgtgtctgtgtgtgtgggggggggtggtttcaTTCGTCCTGGGCGAGTGGGCTGTGGGGGCGGTGGTTGGGCCGATGTTGAGTCGCTGGGTGCAGACAACGTGGCGCGCCGAGGCGAGCGGAGTCGGGGCTGGGGGGTTCCGCGGGCGCGTCCTGCCCTGTTTGAAGAGGCCGTGGGTTCATGCCGTGCTGCTCTACCTCCTCACCTTCGGCGTCGTGCTGCCCCTGCTGTGCCAGGGACTGCGGCAGTCCCGGTATTTCACCCGCGCTGCCCACCTCCGGCGCCTGACGGAGGAGGCGCTGGAGCGCAGCCGGGCGAGGGGCGAGGAGGCGGAGCGCTACGTGCGGGAGGCGGACCCGGGTCACCCGGCCCCGCGGGGACACCGTCGCGTTCGTTGCGGTGGTGACGCTGTCCCGGAAACAGGCCGCCGCCTACCGCTACTATCTGCCGAAGGGCCTCGGTGATGCTGAGCTGGGCCGTTCTGGCCCTCTACACCATGCTGGTGGTCGAGCTGGCCGGGCGCCACTACCTGCTGGAGTGGCGCCGCCTCAGCCCTCAGCTCTACTCCCTGATGCCCGCCACCGAGTGCTGCACTCCCGCCATGCTCTTCTCGGCGCCGGCTGCCCGCCGGGTGCTGGCGTACCTCGGCAGCGTTCGGTGCAGGGCGGGCTACGCCA carries:
- the LOC132206703 gene encoding uncharacterized protein LOC132206703 encodes the protein MLSRWVQTTWRAEASGVGAGGFRGRVLPCLKRPWVHAVLLYLLTFGVVLPLLCQGLRQSRPPPTATICRRASVMLSWAVLALYTMLVVELAGRHYLLEWRRLSPQLYSLMPATECCTPAMLFSAPAARRVLAYLGSVRCRAGYAKDTALYALLREHGETAYALEPNLVTHIGLYSTLRGPEDQSPLEDRKMIWRSNQTQQRAGSQRQEAPRDV